A genome region from Penaeus vannamei isolate JL-2024 chromosome 20, ASM4276789v1, whole genome shotgun sequence includes the following:
- the LOC138865294 gene encoding uncharacterized protein, giving the protein MGILSLVVVVAVTLVLKYPPEALGATLDLDQLGEDPHEYGASRRRRSFATDTFASPGNIVYSVVGFIMAGSLLFVNLFDPFRLAVIGFFDAAFGSKTERRRRRDAAAAGAASLHKGLEGYVAEAFDTFVASVDKLEALAASAE; this is encoded by the exons ATGGGGATACTGAGCTTGGTGGTGGTCGTGGCAGTGACGCTGGTGCTGAAGTATCCCCCGGAGGCTCTCGGTGCCACTCTAG ATTTGGACCAACTGGGAGAGGATCCGCACGAATACGGAGCGAGCAGACGTCGGAGATCCTTTGCTACCGACACTTTCGCATCTCCTGGGAATATAGTATACAG CGTGGTGGGCTTCATCATGGCCGGATCGCTGCTCTTCGTCAACCTCTTCGACCCCTTCCGCCTCGCCGTCATCGGGTTCTTCGACGCCGCCTTCGGGTCCAAGACGGAGAGGCGGCGAAGGCGTGACGCGGCGGCGGCAGGAGCGGCGTCGTTGCACAAGGGCCTCGAGGGCTACGTGGCTGAGGCCTTCGATACCTTCGTGGCTTCGGTGGACAAGCTGGAAGCCCTGGCCGCCAGCGcggagtag
- the LOC113813398 gene encoding protein trapped in endoderm-1, with product MDYTSGMGGMGGMDPEMDIFTSTKLNVATEDDSTSQTDEELNALLANLTTPLPTLAADGSLAADGPNYPKNMLGFTAACAFIIAVIGTFGNLLTIIALPMSKKLRTTATAFVVNLAVVELLFCVFILPMSGAQYLFLQHTGDSLLSDRDCIFFAVTRYTLTQVELQTILAIALTRALAVSLPRLYAIINRPAIMGCYITGIWIYSFLLKMPTAFKLLGHYTFNSDTMECDMSNKNRKSRFIMIIIEAVVPVLTIIILYIFVFVMVIRRALMRKKKFSTVLPPPPQVKLSTARVNRASSRGKVPPAASSTTSTSSTSATNQRKGSNSSFKSLKKMVSESNLRARFVRAARHLNGRRTHQSSTVSQRLNTSRRDMRVARTIFIIFVLVLVCSVPVMMVHTFDPLVSHPVRFLFLHILYWIQYCLNLVVYVLMNRQYRDAYVECLARVFPRLKQHHGRRFFWEKASISSKPPHPNTSTRPRFDSAGNPGDSIVSCDGDPPSAAGGGAGAIAPQGRLSAIPEGHSSSAANDSVFSDPHKKDSKDEEAGRKEAEASSGESEGEEERALMDRELWLSKNGSTADRLPESECKV from the exons ATGGACTACACCTCGGGCATGGGCGGCATGGGGGGGATGGACCCCGAGATGGACATCTTCACCTCCACCAAGCTGAACGTGGCCACCGAGGACGACTCGACCTCCCAGACCGACGAGGAACTGAACGCCCTCTTGGCCAACCTCACGACGCCGCTGCCCACGCTGGCCGCCGACGGGTCTCTGGCCGCCGACGGACCCAACTACCCGAAGAACATGCTCGGGTTCACGGCGGCGTGCGCGTTCATCATCGCGGTGATCGGCACGTTCG GCAACCTACTGACTATCATTGCGCTGCCCATGAGCAAGAAACTACGTACCACAGCCACCGCATTTGTGGTGAACCTCGCCGTTGTAGAGCTCCTGTTCTGCGTGTTCATTCTACCCATGTCCGGTGCTCAGTACCTTTTTCTTCAGCACACCGGAGACTCGCTCCTAAGTGACAGAGATTGTATTTTCTTCGCTGTGACGCGGTACACACTCACCCAGGTGGAACTGCAGACGATACTGGCCATCGCTCttaccag AGCCCTCGCTGTCTCGCTGCCTCGTCTCTACGCCATCATCAACCGGCCTGCGATCATGGGATGCTACATCACTGGCATCTGGATCTACTCCTTTCTGCTCAAGATGCCAACCGCATTTAAG CTTCTGGGTCACTACACCTTCAACAGCGACACCATGGAATGTGACATGAGCAACAAGAACAGGAAGTCAcgtttcatcatgatcattatcgagGCCGTTGTACCtgttctcaccatcatcatcttgtaCATCTTCGTCTTCGTTATG GTCATCAGGAGAGCTCTgatgaggaaaaaaaagttcAGCACCGTGTTGCCACCTCCTCCGCAG GTCAAGCTGAGCACCGCCCGCGTCAACCGTGCCTCCAGCAGGGGGAAGGTGCCGCCGGctgcctcctccaccacctccacctcctccacctccgccacgAACCAGCGCAAGGGATCGAACTCCAGCTTCAAGAGCCTGAAGAAGATGGTTTCCGAGTCGAATCTCAGAGCTCGTTT CGTCCGTGCAGCCAGGCACTTGAACGGCAGGCG caCGCACCAGTCGTCCACGGTGAGCCAACGCCTCAACACCAGCCGGCGGGACATGCGCGTCGCCcgcaccatcttcatcatcttcgtgCTGGTGCTGGTGTGCAGCGTCCCCGTCATGATGGTGCACACCTTCGACCCGCTGGTGAGTCACCCCGTGAGGTTCCTCTTCCTGCACATCCTGTACTGGATCCAGTACTGCCTCAACCTGGTGGTGTACGTGCTCATGAACCGCCAGTACCGCGACGCGTACGTGGAGTGCCTGGCGAGGGTGTTCCCGCGCCTCAAGCAGCACCACGGCCGCAGGTTCTTCTGGGAGAAGGCCAGCATCTCGTCCAAGCCGCCGCACCCCAACACTTCGACGCGGCCGCGCTTCGACTCGGCCGGCAACCCCGGGGACTCCATCGTCTCGTGCGACGGCGACCCGCCCTCGGCCGCAGGGGGCGGGGCCGGGGCCATCGCCCCCCAGGGCAGGCTCTCGGCCATCCCGGAAGGCCACAGCAGCTCGGCCGCCAACGACAGCGTCTTCTCGGACCCGCACAAGAAGGACTCCAAGGACGAGGAGGCCGGCAGGAAGGAGGCCGAGGCGAGCAgcggcgagagcgagggcgaggaggagcgcGCCCTCATGGACAGGGAGCTCTGGCTCAGCAAGAACGGCTCCACCGCCGACCGGCTGCCCGAGAGCGAGTGCAAGGTGTAA